The Tripterygium wilfordii isolate XIE 37 chromosome 17, ASM1340144v1, whole genome shotgun sequence genome has a window encoding:
- the LOC119981769 gene encoding probable pre-mRNA-splicing factor ATP-dependent RNA helicase DEAH2 isoform X1 codes for MGTERKRKVSLFDVVDETTVSKISKSNGGVTAMNNSGVNNLVNPWTGKPYSQRYYEILEKRTTLPVWHQKEEFLQVLKANQVLVLVGETGSGKTTQIPQFVLDAVEIETPDRRKKMMIGCTQPRRVAAMSVSRRVAEEMDVTIGEEVGYSIRFEDCSSSRTVLKYLTDGMLLREAMTDPLLERYKVIVLDEAHERTLATDVLFGLLKEVLKNRPDLKLVVMSATLEAEKFQGYFNGAPLMKVPGRLHPVEIFYTQEPERDYLEAAIRTIVQIHLCEPPGDILVFLTGEEEIEDACRKIIKEIANLGDQVGPVKAVPLYSTLPPAMQQKIFDPAPPPLNEGGPPGRKIVVSTNIAETSLTIDGIVYVIDPGFSKQKVYNPRVRVESLLVSPISKASAHQRSGRAGRTQPGKCFRLYTERSFNNDLQPQTYPEILRSNLANTVLTLKKLGIDDLVHFDFMDPPAPETLMRALEVLNYLGALDDDGNLTKLGEIMSEFPLDPQLSKMLVVSPEFNCSNEILSISAMLSVPNCFVRPKEAQKAADEAKARFGHIDGDHLTLLNVYHAYKQNNEDPSWCYENFINHRTLKAADNVRQQLVRIMARFNLGLCSTDFNSRDYYVNIRKAMLAGYFMQVAHLERTGHYLTVKDNQVVHLHPSNCLDHKPEWVIYNEYVLTSRNFIRTVTDIRGEWLVDVASHYYDLENFPQCEAKRKLEKLYKKREENKSKK; via the exons ATGGGTAcagagaggaagaggaaagtGAGCTTGTTCGATGTGGTGGACGAGACTACGGTCTCAAAGATTTCGAAGTCTAACGGTGGGGTTACGGCGATGAACAACAGCGGCGTCAATAATCTGGTAAATCCGTGGACTGGGAAGCCGTATTCCCAGAGGTACTATGAGATCCTGGAGAAGAGGACGACTCTACCTGTTTGGCACCAGAAAGAAGAGTTCTTACAGGTGTTGAAGGCCAACCAGGTCCTTGTACTTGTTGGTGAGACTGGCAGCGGCAAGACAACACag ATTCCTCAGTTTGTCTTGGATGCTGTGGAGATAGAAACTCCTGATAGGCGCAAGAAAATGATGATTGGATGCACACAACCTCGTAGGGTGGCTGCAATGTCCGTCTCAAGACGTGTTGCTGAGGAGATGGATGTAACTATTGGGGAAGAAGTTGGTTATAGCATTCGTTTTGAGGATTGTAGCAGTTCAAGAACAGTTTTAAA GTATCTTACTGATGGTATGCTTCTAAGGGAGGCAATGACAGATCCGTTGTTGGAACGTTATAAAGTGATAGTTCTTGACGAGGCTCATGAAAGGACTTTGGCAACTGATGTTCTGTTTGGCTTGCTGAAGGAAGTGTTGAAGAATAGACCTGACTTGAAGCTAGTTGTAATGAGTGCTACTCTCGAGGCAGAAAAGTTTCAGGGATATTTTAATGGCGCACCTCTTATGAAGGTTCCTGGTAGGCTTCACCCAGTGGAGATATTCTACACCCAGGAACCTGAAAGGGATTATCTTGAGGCTGCAATTAGGACTATTGTTCAGATACACTTGTGTGAACCTCCGGGAGACATACTTGTTTTCCTTACTGGAGAAGAGGAGATTGAAGATGCATGCCGAAAAATCATTAAGGAAATAGCAAATTTGGGGGACCAGGTGGGGCCTGTGAAAGCTGTGCCTTTGTATTCAACTCTTCCTCCGGCTATGCAGCAGAAAATATTTGACCCTGCTCCTCCTCCACTAAATGAGGGTGGTCCCCCGGGAAGAAAGATTGTGGTGTCAACAAATATTGCAGAAACTTCTTTGACCATAGATGGCATTGTTTATGTTATTGACCCTGGTTTTTCTAAACAAAAAGTCTATAATCCGCGTGTGCGTGTTGAATCTTTATTGGTGTCTCCAATATCAAAGGCAAGTGCACATCAGAGATCAGGGCGTGCTGGAAGAACTCAGCCAGGCAAATGTTTCAGACTTTACACTGAGAGAAGTTTCAATAATGATCTCCAGCCACAGACCTATCCGGAAATATTGCGTTCAAACCTTGCTAACACTGTTCTCACCTTGAAAAAACTAGGAATTGATGATCTGGTGCATTTTGATTTTATGGATCCTCCTGCTCCTGAGACATTGATGAGAGCACTAGAGGTTTTGAATTACTTGGGAGCATTGGATGATGATGGGAACTTGACAAAGTTAGGGGAAATAATGAGTGAATTTCCTTTAGATCCTCAGTTGTCAAAGATGCTCGTTGTTAGTCCtgaattcaactgttcaaatGAGATTTTGTCAATTTCAGCTATGCTTTCAG TACCCAATTGCTTTGTCCGGCCTAAGGAGGCACAAAAAGCTGCTGATGAAGCGAAAGCAAGATTTGGGCACATTGATGGGGATCACCTTACTCTTCTGAATGTATACCATGCATACAAGCAGAACA ATGAAGATCCCTCTTGGTGCTACGAAAACTTCATCAATCACAGGACCCTGAAGGCTGCAGACAATGTTAGACAACAGCTTGTCCGTATCATGGCTAGGTTTAACCTCGGGTTGTGCAGCACTGATTTCAACAGCCGTGATTACTATGTCAATATAAGGAAGGCCATGCTTGCGGGATATTTCATGCAGGTAGCTCACTTGGAACGGACGGGACACTACTTAACTGTGAAAGACAACCAA GTGGTGCATTTGCATCCTTCGAATTGCCTGGATCATAAGCCAGAGTGGGTCATTTATAACGAGTATGTCCTCACTAGCAGGAATTTTATCCGTACTGTGACAGATATCCGTGGTGAATG GTTGGTTGATGTGGCATCACATTACTATGACCTTGAGAACTTCCCCCAATGTGAAGCTAAGCGGAAACTTGAGAAGCTTTACAAGAAGAGGGAGGAGAACAAGAGCAAAAAATGA
- the LOC119981769 gene encoding probable pre-mRNA-splicing factor ATP-dependent RNA helicase DEAH2 isoform X3 — MGTERKRKVSLFDVVDETTVSKISKSNGGVTAMNNSGVNNLVNPWTGKPYSQRYYEILEKRTTLPVWHQKEEFLQVLKANQVLVLVGETGSGKTTQIPQFVLDAVEIETPDRRKKMMIGCTQPRRVAAMSVSRRVAEEMDVTIGEEVGYSIRFEDCSSSRTVLKYLTDGMLLREAMTDPLLERYKVIVLDEAHERTLATDVLFGLLKEVLKNRPDLKLVVMSATLEAEKFQGYFNGAPLMKVPGRLHPVEIFYTQEPERDYLEAAIRTIVQIHLCEPPGDILVFLTGEEEIEDACRKIIKEIANLGDQVGPVKAVPLYSTLPPAMQQKIFDPAPPPLNEGGPPGRKIVVSTNIAETSLTIDGIVYVIDPGFSKQKVYNPRVRVESLLVSPISKASAHQRSGRAGRTQPGKCFRLYTERSFNNDLQPQTYPEILRSNLANTVLTLKKLGIDDLVHFDFMDPPAPETLMRALEVLNYLGALDDDGNLTKLGEIMSEFPLDPQLSKMLVVSPEFNCSNEILSISAMLSVFSHEANDVVSPLCIC; from the exons ATGGGTAcagagaggaagaggaaagtGAGCTTGTTCGATGTGGTGGACGAGACTACGGTCTCAAAGATTTCGAAGTCTAACGGTGGGGTTACGGCGATGAACAACAGCGGCGTCAATAATCTGGTAAATCCGTGGACTGGGAAGCCGTATTCCCAGAGGTACTATGAGATCCTGGAGAAGAGGACGACTCTACCTGTTTGGCACCAGAAAGAAGAGTTCTTACAGGTGTTGAAGGCCAACCAGGTCCTTGTACTTGTTGGTGAGACTGGCAGCGGCAAGACAACACag ATTCCTCAGTTTGTCTTGGATGCTGTGGAGATAGAAACTCCTGATAGGCGCAAGAAAATGATGATTGGATGCACACAACCTCGTAGGGTGGCTGCAATGTCCGTCTCAAGACGTGTTGCTGAGGAGATGGATGTAACTATTGGGGAAGAAGTTGGTTATAGCATTCGTTTTGAGGATTGTAGCAGTTCAAGAACAGTTTTAAA GTATCTTACTGATGGTATGCTTCTAAGGGAGGCAATGACAGATCCGTTGTTGGAACGTTATAAAGTGATAGTTCTTGACGAGGCTCATGAAAGGACTTTGGCAACTGATGTTCTGTTTGGCTTGCTGAAGGAAGTGTTGAAGAATAGACCTGACTTGAAGCTAGTTGTAATGAGTGCTACTCTCGAGGCAGAAAAGTTTCAGGGATATTTTAATGGCGCACCTCTTATGAAGGTTCCTGGTAGGCTTCACCCAGTGGAGATATTCTACACCCAGGAACCTGAAAGGGATTATCTTGAGGCTGCAATTAGGACTATTGTTCAGATACACTTGTGTGAACCTCCGGGAGACATACTTGTTTTCCTTACTGGAGAAGAGGAGATTGAAGATGCATGCCGAAAAATCATTAAGGAAATAGCAAATTTGGGGGACCAGGTGGGGCCTGTGAAAGCTGTGCCTTTGTATTCAACTCTTCCTCCGGCTATGCAGCAGAAAATATTTGACCCTGCTCCTCCTCCACTAAATGAGGGTGGTCCCCCGGGAAGAAAGATTGTGGTGTCAACAAATATTGCAGAAACTTCTTTGACCATAGATGGCATTGTTTATGTTATTGACCCTGGTTTTTCTAAACAAAAAGTCTATAATCCGCGTGTGCGTGTTGAATCTTTATTGGTGTCTCCAATATCAAAGGCAAGTGCACATCAGAGATCAGGGCGTGCTGGAAGAACTCAGCCAGGCAAATGTTTCAGACTTTACACTGAGAGAAGTTTCAATAATGATCTCCAGCCACAGACCTATCCGGAAATATTGCGTTCAAACCTTGCTAACACTGTTCTCACCTTGAAAAAACTAGGAATTGATGATCTGGTGCATTTTGATTTTATGGATCCTCCTGCTCCTGAGACATTGATGAGAGCACTAGAGGTTTTGAATTACTTGGGAGCATTGGATGATGATGGGAACTTGACAAAGTTAGGGGAAATAATGAGTGAATTTCCTTTAGATCCTCAGTTGTCAAAGATGCTCGTTGTTAGTCCtgaattcaactgttcaaatGAGATTTTGTCAATTTCAGCTATGCTTTCAG TATTCTCTCATGAAGCAAATGATGTCGTCTCGCCTCTATGCATCTGCTGA
- the LOC119981769 gene encoding probable pre-mRNA-splicing factor ATP-dependent RNA helicase DEAH2 isoform X2, which translates to MGTERKRKVSLFDVVDETTVSKISKSNGGVTAMNNSGVNNLVNPWTGKPYSQRYYEILEKRTTLPVWHQKEEFLQVLKANQVLVLVGETGSGKTTQIPQFVLDAVEIETPDRRKKMMIGCTQPRRVAAMSVSRRVAEEMDVTIGEEVGYSIRFEDCSSSRTVLKYLTDGMLLREAMTDPLLERYKVIVLDEAHERTLATDVLFGLLKEVLKNRPDLKLVVMSATLEAEKFQGYFNGAPLMKVPGRLHPVEIFYTQEPERDYLEAAIRTIVQIHLCEPPGDILVFLTGEEEIEDACRKIIKEIANLGDQVGPVKAVPLYSTLPPAMQQKIFDPAPPPLNEGGPPGRKIVVSTNIAETSLTIDGIVYVIDPGFSKQKVYNPRVRVESLLVSPISKASAHQRSGRAGRTQPGKCFRLYTERSFNNDLQPQTYPEILRSNLANTVLTLKKLGIDDLVHFDFMDPPAPETLMRALEVLNYLGALDDDGNLTKLGEIMSEFPLDPQLSKMLVVSPEFNCSNEILSISAMLSDSCSFSVFSHEANDVVSPLCIC; encoded by the exons ATGGGTAcagagaggaagaggaaagtGAGCTTGTTCGATGTGGTGGACGAGACTACGGTCTCAAAGATTTCGAAGTCTAACGGTGGGGTTACGGCGATGAACAACAGCGGCGTCAATAATCTGGTAAATCCGTGGACTGGGAAGCCGTATTCCCAGAGGTACTATGAGATCCTGGAGAAGAGGACGACTCTACCTGTTTGGCACCAGAAAGAAGAGTTCTTACAGGTGTTGAAGGCCAACCAGGTCCTTGTACTTGTTGGTGAGACTGGCAGCGGCAAGACAACACag ATTCCTCAGTTTGTCTTGGATGCTGTGGAGATAGAAACTCCTGATAGGCGCAAGAAAATGATGATTGGATGCACACAACCTCGTAGGGTGGCTGCAATGTCCGTCTCAAGACGTGTTGCTGAGGAGATGGATGTAACTATTGGGGAAGAAGTTGGTTATAGCATTCGTTTTGAGGATTGTAGCAGTTCAAGAACAGTTTTAAA GTATCTTACTGATGGTATGCTTCTAAGGGAGGCAATGACAGATCCGTTGTTGGAACGTTATAAAGTGATAGTTCTTGACGAGGCTCATGAAAGGACTTTGGCAACTGATGTTCTGTTTGGCTTGCTGAAGGAAGTGTTGAAGAATAGACCTGACTTGAAGCTAGTTGTAATGAGTGCTACTCTCGAGGCAGAAAAGTTTCAGGGATATTTTAATGGCGCACCTCTTATGAAGGTTCCTGGTAGGCTTCACCCAGTGGAGATATTCTACACCCAGGAACCTGAAAGGGATTATCTTGAGGCTGCAATTAGGACTATTGTTCAGATACACTTGTGTGAACCTCCGGGAGACATACTTGTTTTCCTTACTGGAGAAGAGGAGATTGAAGATGCATGCCGAAAAATCATTAAGGAAATAGCAAATTTGGGGGACCAGGTGGGGCCTGTGAAAGCTGTGCCTTTGTATTCAACTCTTCCTCCGGCTATGCAGCAGAAAATATTTGACCCTGCTCCTCCTCCACTAAATGAGGGTGGTCCCCCGGGAAGAAAGATTGTGGTGTCAACAAATATTGCAGAAACTTCTTTGACCATAGATGGCATTGTTTATGTTATTGACCCTGGTTTTTCTAAACAAAAAGTCTATAATCCGCGTGTGCGTGTTGAATCTTTATTGGTGTCTCCAATATCAAAGGCAAGTGCACATCAGAGATCAGGGCGTGCTGGAAGAACTCAGCCAGGCAAATGTTTCAGACTTTACACTGAGAGAAGTTTCAATAATGATCTCCAGCCACAGACCTATCCGGAAATATTGCGTTCAAACCTTGCTAACACTGTTCTCACCTTGAAAAAACTAGGAATTGATGATCTGGTGCATTTTGATTTTATGGATCCTCCTGCTCCTGAGACATTGATGAGAGCACTAGAGGTTTTGAATTACTTGGGAGCATTGGATGATGATGGGAACTTGACAAAGTTAGGGGAAATAATGAGTGAATTTCCTTTAGATCCTCAGTTGTCAAAGATGCTCGTTGTTAGTCCtgaattcaactgttcaaatGAGATTTTGTCAATTTCAGCTATGCTTTCAG ATAGTTGCAGTTTTTCAGTATTCTCTCATGAAGCAAATGATGTCGTCTCGCCTCTATGCATCTGCTGA